The genomic region CTCATCTTTATTTAATTTCCAAGTTAACGGGAACAGTTGCATATTCAAATGATAAATTTGATCGGCATTTTCTGTTTCCGCGGCCATTGCCACAATTTTTTTCCTGAACGCATCTACTTCTTGAGCGATGCGCTCATAACATTCGCGATTGACCGTAAAAGTCACACTGGACACGCTACGAACTTGCGGGTCAAAGCGTTCGATAGATTCTCCGCCAAGCGCCGTCATTTTCTTTTGCAAGGCATGAATGGCATAGGCCAAGCCTTCCTGCGATGCCGTCACATTCTTTTCCGTCTGGCGATACGAACCGTCCGCGGCCTTTTTCAAGAATCCCGCTTTTGTCAAGAACTCAAGCGATTTGCAAACGTCGGCTGCAGAAATTTCGTTGCAGCACGTTTTCGCAATCTGCCCTGGAGTAGCGCCCTTCATCATCGGAGCAAGTTCACGAATCACCGGATTTTTCCAACCATCGAAATACTCGACCGCTTCCTTATCGACAATGCGAACCTTGTATTCCAACGCGATCCGACGCATCTCTTTCCAATATGGCATTTTGGCTTCGTCATCCTTGGCGTTGCAAAAATTGACGAGCGCAATGAAGTAGTTCGCTTCATAGCCCGCAAGCCCCATTGCCGAAATCA from Fibrobacter sp. UWB4 harbors:
- a CDS encoding TIGR02147 family protein, with amino-acid sequence MKPITEYKDYHPLIKDFYEDQKRTSYFSWREFAKLAGFSSPTYLRLVSEGKSNLSRVSMNRMISAMGLAGYEANYFIALVNFCNAKDDEAKMPYWKEMRRIALEYKVRIVDKEAVEYFDGWKNPVIRELAPMMKGATPGQIAKTCCNEISAADVCKSLEFLTKAGFLKKAADGSYRQTEKNVTASQEGLAYAIHALQKKMTALGGESIERFDPQVRSVSSVTFTVNRECYERIAQEVDAFRKKIVAMAAETENADQIYHLNMQLFPLTWKLNKDEEM